The following are encoded together in the Candidatus Dependentiae bacterium genome:
- a CDS encoding TatD family hydrolase: MLIETHCHMNLMIRNFTENKNFKALSDQELMTCKNIIDDAASRDVTTIINVGTDLNESLLCIEIAKHFENCFATIGLHPNDAQDNWQEIVESFKNLAAQKKELKIVGIGECGIDKHYPGYDLKRQQNLFDAQIQLALEHNLALVIHSRDADIETYEILANYKNEPNFKGTIHCFSSDEIYAQKYIDLGFVLGIGGTLTYPKNEILRNVVRSVPLEKIIFETDAPFLPPQIIRGKQNSPAQIRTVADFVSELKNEPILKVMEVTANATKNLFGL; the protein is encoded by the coding sequence ATGCTGATTGAAACACATTGCCACATGAATCTTATGATTCGAAATTTTACAGAAAATAAAAATTTTAAAGCGCTCTCTGATCAAGAATTAATGACATGCAAAAATATTATTGACGATGCTGCAAGTCGCGACGTGACAACCATCATCAACGTTGGAACAGATTTAAACGAGAGTCTACTGTGCATAGAAATTGCAAAACATTTTGAAAACTGCTTTGCAACAATTGGCCTGCACCCAAATGACGCTCAAGATAATTGGCAAGAAATAGTTGAGTCTTTTAAAAATTTAGCCGCGCAAAAAAAAGAATTAAAAATTGTTGGAATTGGCGAATGTGGAATCGATAAACATTACCCTGGATATGATTTAAAAAGGCAGCAAAATCTATTTGATGCTCAAATCCAACTAGCCTTGGAGCACAACCTTGCGCTTGTTATTCACTCTCGTGATGCAGACATTGAAACATATGAAATTCTTGCTAACTATAAAAATGAACCAAACTTTAAAGGCACGATTCACTGTTTTTCTTCTGATGAGATCTATGCCCAAAAATATATTGACCTTGGATTTGTTTTGGGAATTGGTGGCACTTTAACCTATCCAAAAAATGAAATTTTACGAAACGTCGTCCGATCTGTTCCATTAGAAAAAATCATTTTCGAAACAGATGCTCCTTTTTTACCCCCACAAATAATTCGTGGTAAACAGAACTCCCCAGCCCAAATTAGAACCGTTGCCGATTTTGTTTCTGAACTTAAAAACGAGCCGATTCTAAAAGTTATGGAAGTTACTGCTAACGCTACAAAAAACTTATTTGGATTGTAA
- a CDS encoding HU family DNA-binding protein: protein MNKTKLIDALSEETTFSKKDIARVLDSVVRIIERCLKKGEKVSITGFGSFWISERSARKGINPATKQKINIPSVTVPKFKAGKNLREVVRKVQF, encoded by the coding sequence ATGAACAAGACCAAATTGATCGACGCTTTAAGCGAAGAAACAACTTTCAGCAAAAAAGATATCGCTAGAGTTTTAGACTCAGTTGTTCGTATTATCGAACGTTGTCTAAAAAAAGGTGAAAAAGTATCTATCACTGGATTTGGAAGCTTTTGGATTTCAGAGCGTTCAGCTCGCAAAGGTATCAATCCAGCAACTAAACAAAAAATTAATATTCCAAGCGTAACAGTACCTAAATTCAAAGCTGGAAAAAACCTACGTGAAGTAGTGCGTAAAGTTCAGTTTTAA
- the serS gene encoding serine--tRNA ligase encodes MVDLAELRKNPEWFTQEILKKDPSFDTASLISLDVEFRQLSIEVESLRKEKNDLAKQASGGISQEVRNRSIEIGKQLKEKELLLTKVEKDFSDAYLACPNIMHERVPVGGKLENKEVRSFGSKAVFDFTPKDHLKLGTDLGWFDFAAAAKVTGSNFAWYKGESVKLMYALTRLMIQNNVKHGFEPMLPPYMVNTKSLEASGQLPKFADGVYKIEGEDLYMIPTSEVSLLNYYRDTIFESNDLPKRLTSWTSCFRREAGTHGASERGLIRIHQFEKVELVSFTKPEDSYQELERMVACGEDILKQLGLHYRVSLLAAQDCSFQASMTYDLEVWMPGQGSYYEVSSASNCTDFQSRRAKIRYRENVGSKTEYAHSLNASSLALPRLMVALMETYQQKDGSIKLPECLLQQGW; translated from the coding sequence ATGGTTGACTTAGCAGAACTTCGTAAAAACCCTGAGTGGTTTACTCAAGAAATTTTAAAAAAAGATCCATCTTTTGACACAGCTTCTTTGATATCTTTAGATGTCGAATTTAGACAACTTTCAATTGAAGTTGAGTCTTTAAGAAAAGAAAAAAATGATCTAGCAAAACAGGCTAGTGGCGGGATCTCTCAGGAAGTTCGCAATCGATCCATAGAAATTGGAAAGCAACTCAAAGAAAAAGAATTACTGCTAACAAAAGTAGAAAAAGATTTTTCAGATGCATATCTTGCATGCCCAAATATTATGCATGAACGGGTTCCTGTTGGTGGAAAATTAGAAAACAAAGAAGTAAGAAGCTTTGGCTCTAAGGCTGTTTTTGATTTTACGCCAAAAGATCATTTGAAGTTGGGGACAGATTTAGGTTGGTTTGATTTCGCTGCAGCTGCAAAAGTAACAGGATCTAACTTTGCATGGTATAAGGGTGAGTCAGTTAAGTTAATGTATGCACTTACCCGGCTTATGATACAAAATAACGTTAAGCATGGTTTTGAGCCAATGCTGCCACCATACATGGTTAATACAAAATCATTAGAAGCATCTGGCCAATTACCAAAATTTGCTGACGGGGTGTACAAAATTGAGGGAGAAGATTTGTACATGATCCCAACCTCTGAAGTAAGTTTGTTGAATTATTATCGAGATACTATTTTTGAATCAAATGATCTTCCAAAAAGACTAACTTCTTGGACAAGCTGCTTTCGTCGTGAAGCAGGAACACATGGAGCTAGCGAGCGCGGACTCATTCGAATACATCAATTTGAAAAGGTAGAATTAGTTTCTTTTACCAAGCCTGAAGATTCTTATCAAGAACTTGAACGCATGGTTGCATGTGGTGAAGATATTTTAAAACAGCTTGGTCTTCATTATCGAGTTTCTCTTCTTGCAGCACAAGATTGTTCTTTCCAGGCTTCTATGACTTATGATTTAGAAGTTTGGATGCCAGGCCAAGGAAGTTACTATGAAGTTTCATCAGCAAGCAATTGTACAGATTTTCAATCTCGTCGTGCTAAAATTCGCTATCGTGAAAACGTTGGTAGCAAAACTGAATATGCTCACAGCTTAAATGCATCATCGCTAGCTCTTCCACGATTGATGGTTGCCTTGATGGAAACATATCAACAAAAGGATGGCTCAATTAAACTACCTGAATGTTTATTGCAGCAAGGATGGTAA
- a CDS encoding DUF58 domain-containing protein, with protein MISPEVAQRVKEFEIHTRRMLSGSKIGSNKSRQKGFGFEFDQLRSYQYGDDVRLIDWKSSARSPDNMFVRQYHEERNRTFMICVDVSMSTNFASGQYLKQDVMKQIAGVLSLAGEQGKDKVGLIFFSDRIEKMIPPSCGQNHTQQLLTELFSYKATGKKTDLNVLFDYVAARVAKRSILFVISDFIADDFTKSLKQVTFDKEVIAISCHDKQETSMANIGLVWMQDSESGELALINTSSKKHGIASGLQQRLQDQKKILQKSGIDILNVQVPDQFMHDLIMFFQKRMIY; from the coding sequence ATGATTTCACCAGAAGTTGCACAAAGAGTTAAAGAATTTGAAATTCATACTCGTCGTATGCTTAGTGGGTCAAAAATTGGCAGCAATAAATCTAGACAAAAAGGTTTTGGGTTTGAATTTGATCAGCTTAGATCTTATCAGTATGGCGATGATGTTCGCTTAATTGATTGGAAAAGTTCTGCCAGAAGCCCTGATAATATGTTTGTTCGTCAGTATCATGAAGAGAGAAATCGTACATTCATGATTTGTGTTGATGTTTCAATGTCTACAAATTTCGCCTCAGGGCAGTATTTAAAACAAGATGTCATGAAGCAAATAGCAGGAGTTTTATCTTTAGCTGGCGAGCAAGGCAAAGATAAAGTTGGATTAATATTTTTTTCAGATCGCATTGAAAAAATGATACCACCATCTTGTGGGCAAAATCACACGCAACAATTATTGACAGAGCTTTTTTCTTATAAGGCTACTGGTAAAAAAACTGATTTAAATGTATTATTTGATTATGTAGCTGCTCGTGTTGCAAAAAGATCAATTTTATTTGTTATTTCAGACTTTATAGCAGATGATTTTACAAAGTCTTTAAAGCAAGTTACTTTTGACAAAGAGGTTATTGCGATTTCTTGTCATGATAAACAAGAAACTTCTATGGCAAATATAGGATTGGTTTGGATGCAAGATAGTGAATCCGGTGAATTAGCCTTGATTAATACTTCAAGCAAAAAGCATGGGATTGCAAGCGGGTTGCAGCAGAGATTGCAGGATCAGAAAAAAATTCTGCAAAAGTCAGGAATTGACATATTAAATGTGCAGGTTCCAGATCAATTTATGCATGATTTAATTATGTTTTTTCAAAAAAGAATGATCTATTAA
- the hemW gene encoding radical SAM family heme chaperone HemW, producing MYIHWPFCPYKCHFCDFVAMASHEQFMKDYHLALVQEIEQFNELAGQKVKLKTIYFGGGTPSTYPADLLLDTFAILKKHFIFDQDTEVTIEVNPGTVTQELLIAWHKAGINRLSIGVQSLKDQVLRSLNRHQTAVDVYNVLADASKYFDNVSVDFILGLPGVSPDEWKSMIQEAMNWPIKHISIYFLMVQEDTPLYFKVKTKKMTLPPDDETVDLYEWAVETLQAHGFERYELSNFAKPGFESRHNTAYWERKAYKGFGLGACSFNGTVRCQNGKNLGKYLAKMAGNESPIDEVELLTQQQISLEKIMLGLRQRKGLLIADYMLDATESQKDHFFKGVVQLQEAGLLQESQGVIRLTPKGYALENEVTLRLFSES from the coding sequence TTGTATATTCATTGGCCTTTTTGCCCATATAAATGCCATTTTTGCGATTTTGTTGCGATGGCGTCACATGAACAATTTATGAAAGATTATCATCTGGCATTGGTGCAAGAAATTGAGCAATTTAATGAGCTTGCTGGTCAAAAAGTGAAATTAAAAACTATTTATTTTGGTGGTGGAACTCCAAGCACCTATCCAGCAGATCTACTACTTGACACGTTTGCTATACTAAAAAAACATTTTATTTTTGATCAAGACACTGAAGTAACCATCGAGGTAAATCCTGGAACCGTGACTCAAGAATTGTTAATAGCTTGGCATAAGGCTGGGATTAATAGACTGAGCATCGGTGTTCAAAGTTTAAAAGATCAAGTCCTGAGATCATTGAATCGTCATCAAACAGCAGTAGATGTGTATAACGTTTTAGCTGATGCGTCAAAATATTTTGACAATGTTTCTGTTGATTTTATATTGGGGCTTCCTGGTGTAAGTCCTGATGAGTGGAAATCAATGATTCAAGAGGCTATGAATTGGCCGATTAAGCATATTTCTATTTATTTTTTAATGGTGCAAGAAGATACGCCATTATATTTTAAAGTTAAAACTAAAAAAATGACATTGCCGCCAGACGATGAAACAGTTGATTTGTATGAATGGGCTGTCGAAACTTTGCAAGCTCATGGATTTGAAAGATATGAGTTATCAAATTTTGCAAAGCCAGGGTTTGAGTCACGTCATAACACTGCGTACTGGGAAAGAAAAGCGTACAAGGGATTTGGTCTTGGAGCCTGTTCTTTTAATGGAACCGTTCGGTGTCAAAATGGAAAAAATTTGGGAAAATATCTTGCTAAAATGGCAGGAAATGAGTCTCCTATTGATGAAGTTGAGCTTTTGACTCAACAGCAAATATCTTTGGAAAAAATTATGTTAGGTTTGCGTCAGCGTAAAGGATTGCTGATTGCTGATTATATGCTTGATGCAACCGAATCACAAAAGGATCATTTTTTCAAAGGAGTAGTTCAGTTGCAAGAGGCTGGATTGCTACAAGAATCTCAAGGAGTTATCAGACTAACTCCAAAAGGATATGCTCTTGAAAACGAAGTAACTCTTCGTTTATTTTCTGAATCATAG
- a CDS encoding pyridoxamine 5'-phosphate oxidase family protein: protein MAKHVGVKLPEELYELLKKGQVVGVLATFSDKGVPHTTPIQVIYPKGYESILISIHKGHQGYLNMVWQKKVMICFMEEGNVAYSILGRAGVVRAPSMVHPLMNVVHIDIIDIKSDCSVLSKVDSGVRWSYTSWEAEELSVALFNELKEVAKTL from the coding sequence ATGGCAAAACATGTAGGGGTAAAACTTCCTGAAGAATTGTATGAGTTATTAAAAAAAGGCCAAGTGGTTGGTGTTCTCGCAACATTTTCTGACAAAGGTGTACCGCATACAACTCCAATTCAAGTTATTTATCCAAAGGGATATGAAAGCATTTTGATTTCAATTCATAAGGGTCACCAAGGCTATTTAAATATGGTTTGGCAAAAAAAGGTGATGATCTGTTTTATGGAAGAAGGCAATGTCGCCTACAGTATTTTAGGTCGCGCTGGAGTGGTAAGAGCTCCGTCAATGGTTCATCCATTAATGAACGTTGTTCATATTGATATTATTGATATTAAGTCTGATTGCTCAGTATTAAGCAAGGTTGATTCTGGCGTTCGTTGGAGCTATACTTCATGGGAAGCAGAAGAGCTTTCTGTGGCATTATTTAATGAATTAAAAGAAGTTGCAAAGACTTTGTAA